GCATCGTACCAGGGTCCGCCGGAAATAGCGCACTCACCCATGGCGACTGCCCACTTGGGGGCAGGCATCTCCTCCCAAAGCCTCCTGATGTCGTTACGGATCTTCTTGGAGATCCAGCCGTTGACAAGGAGGATATCGGTCTGCCTGGGAGAGGACCTGTAGATCATACCGTAACGCTCTGCGTCGAAACGAGGCGCGGATGCCTGTGCCATCTCCAGGGCACAACATGCGAGTCCCCAGTGCAGGGGGTGCATGGAGTTCTTCATTGCCCAGGACCAGATAGGTCCCGTGAGCTTGTCTATTGTCCTCCTGGTACCGGAGCTGATGAGGTCGTTTATGATCGCGGTGGACCACGACATAAACTCGTCAGCGCTCATGGCAACAGCATGAGGGTAGAGGCTCATATCCATATTTCTTCCTCCTTTTTCAGTGCGTACGTTACGCCCAGAAGCATGATTGCAAGGAACAGAAGCATCCATACGGTTGCGATATCGGAAAGTCCGGAGAAAGCAACAGCCCAGATCATAAGGAATGTCACGACCAAATCGAATACCACGAAAATCAGTGCGTATGCGTAGTATTGGAACCTGAACTGGACACGAGCATCGCCGATAGGAACCGAACCACACTCGTATGTCTCCTCTGTCCACTTTGATGATTGCTCAGGTCTGAGGAACCTGGAAA
The sequence above is a segment of the methanogenic archaeon ISO4-H5 genome. Coding sequences within it:
- a CDS encoding NADH dehydrogenase subunit B FpoB; this encodes MDMSLYPHAVAMSADEFMSWSTAIINDLISSGTRRTIDKLTGPIWSWAMKNSMHPLHWGLACCALEMAQASAPRFDAERYGMIYRSSPRQTDILLVNGWISKKIRNDIRRLWEEMPAPKWAVAMGECAISGGPWYDAYNCIQGLDQILPVDLYIPGCPARPDAMIDGFMLLQKKIDEYFRRGVILKDKQGL
- a CDS encoding NADH dehydrogenase subunit A FpoA, with protein sequence MSLIASYVPFIFVGILSMSFAPLAWFVSRFLRPEQSSKWTEETYECGSVPIGDARVQFRFQYYAYALIFVVFDLVVTFLMIWAVAFSGLSDIATVWMLLFLAIMLLGVTYALKKEEEIWI